The following are encoded in a window of Providencia rettgeri genomic DNA:
- a CDS encoding amino acid ABC transporter permease yields the protein MSINWNWGIFLQEAPFGNTTYLGWLISGLEVTVTLSICAWIIAFLVGSFFGILRTVPNRFLAFLGTAYVELFRNVPLIVQFFTWYLVIPELLPRSIGDWFKMELDPNYQFFLSSMLCLGLFTAARMTEQVRAAIQSLPRGQKNAALAMGLTLPQTYRYVLLPNAYRVILPPMTSEMLNLVKNSAIASTIGLVDMAAQAGKLLDYSAHAWESFTAITLAYIGINVIIMILMTLLERKVRLPGTLGGR from the coding sequence ATGTCAATCAATTGGAATTGGGGGATTTTCCTTCAGGAAGCCCCATTTGGGAATACCACCTATTTAGGGTGGTTAATATCTGGCTTAGAAGTCACTGTTACACTTTCTATTTGCGCATGGATTATCGCATTCTTAGTCGGTTCATTTTTCGGTATTTTGCGTACCGTCCCTAACCGCTTTTTAGCTTTTTTAGGGACTGCTTATGTGGAATTATTCCGTAACGTGCCACTCATTGTACAATTTTTCACATGGTATTTAGTGATCCCTGAGCTGCTTCCGCGCTCAATCGGTGATTGGTTTAAAATGGAGTTAGATCCTAACTATCAATTCTTTCTCTCCTCGATGTTATGCCTTGGGTTATTTACGGCTGCACGTATGACCGAACAAGTACGCGCCGCAATACAATCCCTGCCAAGAGGGCAAAAAAATGCCGCTTTGGCGATGGGCTTAACCTTGCCACAAACCTATCGCTACGTGTTATTACCAAATGCGTATCGCGTAATATTGCCACCAATGACCTCAGAAATGTTGAACTTGGTGAAAAACTCTGCCATTGCCTCAACCATCGGGTTAGTCGATATGGCAGCACAAGCAGGCAAATTGCTGGATTACTCTGCCCATGCCTGGGAGTCATTCACTGCAATTACATTAGCTTATATCGGTATTAACGTTATCATTATGATTTTGATGACGTTATTAGAGCGCAAGGTTCGCTTACCTGGCACATTAGGAGGGCGATAA
- the gltK gene encoding glutamate/aspartate ABC transporter permease GltK, producing MYDFDWSSIAPSMPFLIDGFIVTAKITLTAIVVGILWGTVLAVMRLSTFKPISWFAALYVNTFRSIPLVMVLLWFYLIVPSLLQNVLGLSPKNDIRLISAMIAFSLFEAAYYSEIIRAGIQSISRGQASAALALGMTQMQTMRLVVLPQAFKAMVPLLLTQGIVLFQDSSLVYVLSLTDFFRTATNIGERDGTQVEMVLFAGLVYFIISFGASMLVNYLKKRTVS from the coding sequence ATTTATGATTTTGATTGGAGCTCAATAGCCCCAAGTATGCCCTTCTTAATTGATGGCTTTATTGTGACAGCTAAAATTACCTTAACCGCTATAGTGGTGGGCATTTTATGGGGAACCGTATTAGCGGTCATGCGCTTGTCAACCTTCAAGCCAATTAGCTGGTTTGCGGCTCTCTATGTGAATACGTTCCGTTCGATTCCACTGGTTATGGTCTTGTTATGGTTCTATTTAATCGTACCGAGCTTATTACAAAATGTGCTAGGCTTATCACCAAAAAATGATATTCGTTTGATTTCAGCAATGATAGCCTTCTCTCTTTTTGAAGCGGCCTATTATTCCGAAATCATTCGTGCAGGTATTCAAAGTATTTCCCGTGGTCAAGCCTCTGCGGCATTAGCACTCGGCATGACACAAATGCAAACCATGAGACTGGTGGTATTACCGCAAGCGTTTAAAGCGATGGTACCTCTGTTATTAACGCAAGGTATTGTGTTATTTCAGGACTCATCCCTTGTGTATGTCCTGAGCTTAACCGATTTCTTCCGTACTGCCACAAATATTGGTGAACGAGATGGCACGCAGGTAGAGATGGTACTGTTTGCAGGTCTGGTGTACTTTATTATTAGTTTTGGCGCTTCAATGTTAGTGAATTATCTAAAGAAAAGGACTGTTTCATGA
- a CDS encoding metal resistance protein, with protein sequence MNQRAVGERLFANFLVPNVLGHTQSSAGSNLTYIDKSQLEQSDSSTHLSSCELSAKSLVTLLPAVIEPFFFMFLALAALMVFCTNLFISRANNEEKHAPPRVRRHLQFCNLRN encoded by the coding sequence ATGAATCAACGTGCCGTCGGAGAGCGTCTATTTGCCAATTTTTTGGTGCCAAACGTTTTAGGTCACACACAAAGCAGTGCTGGGTCTAACCTTACCTATATAGATAAATCTCAATTAGAACAGAGTGATAGCAGTACGCATCTTTCCAGTTGTGAGCTTAGTGCTAAATCTTTAGTCACATTGTTGCCTGCTGTTATTGAACCTTTCTTCTTTATGTTCCTTGCTTTAGCTGCATTAATGGTATTTTGCACTAATCTATTTATATCTAGAGCAAACAATGAAGAAAAACATGCCCCTCCCAGAGTCAGACGACATTTACAGTTTTGTAATCTTCGGAATTAG
- a CDS encoding amino acid ABC transporter substrate-binding protein yields the protein MRISKLVLSMMLLGATCAVQADELNGTLKKIKDNGVIVVGHRESSVPFSYYDNNQKVVGYSQDYSNEIVDAVKKKLNMPDLQVKLIPITSQNRIPLLQNGTFDFECGSTTNNVERQKQAAFSNTIFVVGTRLLTKNDSGVKDFADLAGKNVVVTSGTTSEILLNQLNDEKNMKMRIISAKDHGDSFRTLESGRAVAFMMDDALLAGERAKAKKPEIWEIVGKPQTEEAYGCMLRKDDPQFKALVDETIAAVQTSGKAEKSFDRWFNQPIPPKNLNLKFTLSDEMKALFKAPNDKALN from the coding sequence ATGCGTATAAGTAAGCTTGTATTATCAATGATGCTTTTAGGTGCAACCTGCGCGGTTCAAGCAGATGAGTTAAACGGTACTCTGAAAAAAATCAAAGACAACGGTGTGATTGTTGTTGGCCACCGAGAATCCTCCGTGCCATTTTCTTATTATGACAATAACCAAAAAGTCGTTGGCTATTCGCAGGACTACTCAAACGAAATCGTTGATGCAGTGAAGAAAAAATTAAACATGCCTGATCTGCAAGTAAAATTAATTCCAATTACATCGCAAAACCGTATTCCATTGCTACAAAATGGTACCTTTGACTTCGAATGTGGTTCAACCACCAATAACGTAGAAAGACAAAAACAAGCTGCGTTCTCCAACACGATTTTCGTGGTTGGTACACGCTTACTCACTAAGAATGATTCTGGTGTCAAAGATTTTGCTGACTTAGCAGGAAAAAACGTAGTTGTAACCTCCGGTACAACGTCTGAAATTCTGTTAAATCAGCTAAATGACGAAAAGAACATGAAAATGCGCATTATCAGCGCCAAAGACCATGGCGATTCATTCCGTACCTTAGAATCTGGTCGCGCCGTTGCCTTTATGATGGACGATGCTCTGTTAGCCGGTGAGCGTGCGAAAGCGAAAAAACCTGAAATTTGGGAGATCGTTGGTAAGCCACAAACAGAAGAAGCGTATGGCTGTATGCTGCGTAAAGACGATCCGCAATTTAAAGCGCTGGTCGATGAAACTATCGCAGCGGTACAAACCTCAGGAAAAGCTGAAAAATCATTTGATCGCTGGTTCAATCAACCTATCCCACCAAAAAATCTGAATCTGAAGTTTACGTTGTCCGACGAAATGAAAGCGCTATTTAAAGCGCCAAATGACAAAGCACTAAACTAA